A window of the Pseudoliparis swirei isolate HS2019 ecotype Mariana Trench chromosome 13, NWPU_hadal_v1, whole genome shotgun sequence genome harbors these coding sequences:
- the LOC130203251 gene encoding probable crossover junction endonuclease EME2, with translation MSASRRADTWEVSESEESDAETKRDASGQIEPSGTAEEHSGEPGCKALPAASRAVNTQSGHVVSPTRPDPRAAPSPARRRRSKEEIEADAQAAGQRKEARGRQRAARAHEKEARRHEQQRRKEAAEDLKRLRPENYLKRLTVCVDPALLQQHGSDILLDTLATFEWRFTIERQSLPHSITWIRDLPQAEDGSVEEEQVALVLGLNDFVDMVISVKKMLGGEGEETGVGAFLGPILECLNRDAKKVITLLVTDSQLEDYRSMCGVHLRDEMLQSQTGLENLDITEVIVYLQLCKNITLVFLDGWQDVTNHVCAVTKALSKRPFKLLTERAELPFCVDGPWAGGVRVERGGSGLIAVWSRQIQQLNRVSPAVASTVTAAYPSPQLLLQAYQSLQSEEDRKGLLAGLLVKSGGKERRVGPEISARVYRCFTAHNPQLVLD, from the exons ATGTCCGCTTCACGGAGAGCTGACACCTGGGAAGTCTCTGAATCTGAGGAGAGCGACGCGGAGACGAAACGTGATGCGAGTGGTCAAATAGAGCCGAGCGGCACGGCGGAGGAACACAGTGGTGAGCCCGGGTGCAAAGCCCTCCCGGCGGCGTCGCGCGCAGTAAACACGCAGAGCGGTCACGTGGTGTCTCCCACGCGACCCGACCCACGTGCCGCGCCGAGCCCCGCAAGAAGGCGCCGCAGCAAGGAGGAGATCGAGGCGGACGCGCAGGCGGCCGGGCagaggaaggaggcgagagggaggCAGCGAGCAGCAAGAGCCCATgagaaggaggcgaggagacacgagcagcagaggaggaaggaggctgcGGAGGACTTGAAGCGCCTGCGCCCGGAGAACTACCTGAAGCGGCTGACTGTCTGCGTAGATCCAG CCCTTCTGCAGCAGCATGGCTCAGACATCTTGCTGGACACCCTGGCTACCTTCGAGTGGAGGTTTACTATCGAGCGCCAGTCGCTCCCACACAGCATCACCTGGATCAGAGATCTACCTCAG GCGGAAGATGGATCggtggaagaggagcaggtGGCTCTGGTGCTGGGTCTCAATGACTTTGTGGACATGGTGATCTCTGTGAAGAAA ATGCTCGGcggtgagggggaggagaccGGGGTGGGGGCTTTCCTCGGTCCAATTTTGGAGTGTCTCAACCGGGATGCCAAGAAGGTGATCACTCTCCTAGTGACGGACTCTCAGCTAGAAGATTACAGGTCG ATGTGTGGTGTGCATTTACGAGACGAGATGCTCCAGTCCCAGACAGGGTTGGAGAACCTGGACATCACGGAG GTTATTGTGTACCTGCAGCTCTGCAAGAATATCACCCTCGTCTTCCTGGACGGCTGGCAGGACGTCACTAACCACGTGTGTGCCGTCACCAAAGCCTTATCAAAGCGCCCTTTCAA GCTGCTGACGGAGCGAGCCGAGCTGCCCTTCTGTGTGGACGGACCGTGGGCCGGCGGGGTTCGGGTGGAGCGGGGCGGCTCGGGGCTGATCGCGGTCTGGAGCAGGCAGATCCAGCAGCTGAACAGAGTCAGTCCTGCTGTGGCCTCCACGGTGACTGCAGCCTACCCGTCcccacagctgctgctgcag GCGTACCAGAGCTTGCAGTCAGAGGAAGACAGGAAGGGGCTTTTAGCTGGTCTCTTAGTGAAAAGTGGAGGTAAAGAGAGACGAGTGGGACCGGAGATATCAGCTCGGGTGTACCGCTGCTTCACCGCCCACAACCCGCAGCTGGTCCTGGACTGA
- the nubp2 gene encoding cytosolic Fe-S cluster assembly factor nubp2 isoform X1 — MSQIRNMEQHNDGNLSQVRHVVLVLSGKGGVGKSTVTTGLALAFRHAGKKVGILDADLCGPSIPCMLGVGRPDVHQCDSGWVPVYTDAQKSLALMSIGFLLEDPDEAVVWRGPKKTAMIAQFVCDVAWGELDVLLVDTPPGTSDEHLAVLENLKKHRVDGAVLVTTPQAVSTGDVRREITFCKKTGVRILGIIENMSGFVCPHCSECSNIFSKGGGEELAKLTGSTFLGAVPLDPLLSTSIEEGRDVLQSFPQSAAFSAISNISQTLLRSLQAA, encoded by the exons ATGAGTCAAATCCGAAATATGGAACAACATAACG ACGGGAACCTGTCGCAGGTGCGGCACGTGGTGCTGGTTCTGTCGGGGAAGGGAGGCGTGGGCAAGAGCACCGTCACCACGGGGCTGGCGCTGGCGTTCAGGCACGCCGGCAAGAAG GTCGGCATCCTGGACGCTGACCTCTGTGGGCCCAGTATCCCCTGCATGCTCGGTGTGGGCCGGCCCGACGTGCACCAGTGTGACTCGGGATGGGTGCCGGTCTACACCGACGCCCAGAAGAGCCTCGCCCTCATGTCCATCGGCTTCCTGCTGGAGGACCCGGATGAAGCCGTGGTCTGGAGGGGGCCCAAGAAAACAG CGATGATCGCCCAGTTTGTGTGCGATGTGGCGTGGGGCGAGCTGGATGTGCTGCTGGTGGACACGCCGCCAGGGACATCAGACGAACATCTGGCGGTGCTGGAGAACCTTAAGAAGCACCGAGTGGACGGAGCGGTCCTGGTCACCACACCTCAG GCGGTTTCCACGGGGGACGTGAGGAGAGAGATCACCTTCTGTAAGAAGACGGGCGTTCGGATCCTGGGCATCATCGAGAACATGAGTGGATTTGTTTGCCCACACTGCTCA GAGTGCAGCAATATATTCTCAAAAGGTGGAGGCGAAGAGTTGGCCAAGTTGACTGGATCGACGTTCCTCG GTGCCGTGCCCCTGGACCCTCTCCTCAGCACCAGCATCGAGGAGGGTCGAGACGTCCTCCAGTCGTTTCCCCAGAGCGCCGCGTTCAGCGCCATCAGCAACATCTCCCAGACGCTGCTCCGCAGCCTCCAGGCGGCGTGA
- the nubp2 gene encoding cytosolic Fe-S cluster assembly factor nubp2 isoform X2, with translation MKRCTDGNLSQVRHVVLVLSGKGGVGKSTVTTGLALAFRHAGKKVGILDADLCGPSIPCMLGVGRPDVHQCDSGWVPVYTDAQKSLALMSIGFLLEDPDEAVVWRGPKKTAMIAQFVCDVAWGELDVLLVDTPPGTSDEHLAVLENLKKHRVDGAVLVTTPQAVSTGDVRREITFCKKTGVRILGIIENMSGFVCPHCSECSNIFSKGGGEELAKLTGSTFLGAVPLDPLLSTSIEEGRDVLQSFPQSAAFSAISNISQTLLRSLQAA, from the exons ATGAAAAGGTGCACAG ACGGGAACCTGTCGCAGGTGCGGCACGTGGTGCTGGTTCTGTCGGGGAAGGGAGGCGTGGGCAAGAGCACCGTCACCACGGGGCTGGCGCTGGCGTTCAGGCACGCCGGCAAGAAG GTCGGCATCCTGGACGCTGACCTCTGTGGGCCCAGTATCCCCTGCATGCTCGGTGTGGGCCGGCCCGACGTGCACCAGTGTGACTCGGGATGGGTGCCGGTCTACACCGACGCCCAGAAGAGCCTCGCCCTCATGTCCATCGGCTTCCTGCTGGAGGACCCGGATGAAGCCGTGGTCTGGAGGGGGCCCAAGAAAACAG CGATGATCGCCCAGTTTGTGTGCGATGTGGCGTGGGGCGAGCTGGATGTGCTGCTGGTGGACACGCCGCCAGGGACATCAGACGAACATCTGGCGGTGCTGGAGAACCTTAAGAAGCACCGAGTGGACGGAGCGGTCCTGGTCACCACACCTCAG GCGGTTTCCACGGGGGACGTGAGGAGAGAGATCACCTTCTGTAAGAAGACGGGCGTTCGGATCCTGGGCATCATCGAGAACATGAGTGGATTTGTTTGCCCACACTGCTCA GAGTGCAGCAATATATTCTCAAAAGGTGGAGGCGAAGAGTTGGCCAAGTTGACTGGATCGACGTTCCTCG GTGCCGTGCCCCTGGACCCTCTCCTCAGCACCAGCATCGAGGAGGGTCGAGACGTCCTCCAGTCGTTTCCCCAGAGCGCCGCGTTCAGCGCCATCAGCAACATCTCCCAGACGCTGCTCCGCAGCCTCCAGGCGGCGTGA
- the atp6v0cb gene encoding ATPase H+ transporting V0 subunit cb — translation MSSESPQYAPFFAVMGASAAMVFSAMGAAYGTAKSGTGIAAMSVMRPELIMKSIIPVVMAGIIAIYGLVVAVLIANNISEKVTLYKSFLHLGAGLSVGLSGLAAGFAIGIVGDAGVRGTAQQPRLFVGMILILIFAEVLGLYGLIVALILSTK, via the exons ATGTCGTCCGAAAGCCCCCAATACGCTCCGTTCTTCGCGGTGATGGGCGCCTCTGCGGCGATGGTGTTCAGCG CCATGGGCGCGGCCTACGGCACCGCCAAGAGTGGAACGGGCATCGCCGCCATGTCCGTGATGCGGCCGGAGCTCATCATGAAGTCCATCATCCCGGTGGTCATGGCGGGGATCATCGCCATCTACGGCCTGGTGGTCGCGGTGCTGATTGCCAACAACATCTCAGAGAAAGTCACCCTCTACAA GAGTTTCCTCCACCTGGGCGCCGGGCTGAGCGTGGGCCTCAGCGGGCTGGCGGCCGGCTTCGCCATCGGCATCGTGGGCGACGCGGGCGTGAGGGGCACGGCCCAGCAGCCCCGGCTTTTTGTGGGCATGATCCTCATCTTGATTTTCGCAGAAGTCTTGGGTCTCTACGGGCTGATCGTCGCCCTCATTCTCTCCACGAAATAA
- the tbc1d24 gene encoding TBC1 domain family member 24, which yields MAEEDYGSFVDWNQMGDLAKSSGPTKVDCKDLKEFKQMARQGYWANNHKLRAQVYQQLIKAIPCRTVTPDAEVYRDIMGNAASKKPSSHIPLPEFVDGNPLPQYCLKAEAVASAHQIISCVAAQFPDISHCPSLPAVTALLLHFSVDEAQCFEYISRMLACNEPGKRLLDQTFLAHESGCMTFGDLANKYCTSAHKMIVATAQDVLEVYSDWQRWVLGDLPFSHMVRVLDIYLVEGYKVLFRVALALLKFYRKHKAEGGQAAPQQDSSKVKDDIQAFIKGIGATVTPEKLLEKAFSIRMFSRKEITLLQVTNEKSLQRKGVTVKQKRRNVQLALNPDTFSSEIVSAKEMRDIWSWIPERFALCQPQLVFTTSTHGCSLTRFYSHCEGHEPTLLLIRTTDGDVCGAFLSTDWEERKRGGNKLSFFGTGECFVFRLKPEMERYEWVVIRHPELASAKKIQGQEDTASQNSDNNGLQQPEKPVGDLSPFLSARHFNLNSKNTSMFMAGNVDSIIVGGGDGNALYIDSELNHGRAGRCTTFDNPPLCAESFQVSLLEVWGFQDAMAS from the exons ATGGCTGAGGAAGACTATGGCAGCTTTGTGGACTGGAACCAGATGGGCGATCTGGCCAAGAGCAGCGGGCCCACCAAGGTCGACTGCAAGGACCTGAAGGAGTTCAAACAGATGGCTCGACAGGGTTACTGGGCCAACAACCACAAACTGCGAGCGCAAGTCTACCAGCAGCTCATCAAAGCCATTCCCTGTCGTACGGTCACCCCGGATGCCGAAGTGTACCGCGACATTATGGGCAACGCAGCCTCGAAGAAGCCCTCCTCCCACATCCCACTTCCAGAGTTTGTGGATGGCAATCCTCTGCCGCAGTACTGCCTGAAGGCGGAGGCCGTGGCTTCGGCCCACCAGATCATCAGCTGCGTGGCCGCACAGTTCCCGGACATCTCCCACTGCCCGTCGCTGCCGGCTGTGACGGCGCTGCTCCTGCACTTCAGCGTGGACGAAGCTCAGTGCTTTGAGTACATCAGCCGCATGCTGGCCTGCAACGAGCCCGGCAAACGCCTGCTGGACCAGACTTTCCTGGCCCACGAGTCCGGCTGCATGACTTTTGGGGACCTGGCCAACAAGTACTGCACGTCTGCCCACAAAATGATCGTGGCCACCGCCCAGGATGTGCTGGAGGTGTACTCTGACTGGCAGCGCTGGGTGTTGGGCGACCTGCCTTTCAGCCACATGGTCAGGGTCCTGGACATCTACCTCGTGGAGGGCTACAAAGTCCTCTTCCGTGTGGCTTTAGCCTTGCTCAAGTTCTACCGCAAGCATAAAGCAGAGGGAGGCCAGGCCGCCCCGCAGCAGGACTCGAGCAAAGTTAAGGACGACATTCAAGCGTTCATCAAAGGCATTGGCGCCACCGTCACGCCGGAGAAGTTGCTGGAGAAGGCCTTCTCCATCCGCATGTTTAGCCGCAAGGAGATCACCCTGCTGCAGGTCACCAATGAGAAGTCCCTGCAGCGGAAAGGCGTCACGGTCAAACAGAAGCG GCGGAACGTGCAACTGGCACTGAACCCCGACACGTTCTCCTCTGAGATCGTCAGTGCCAAGGAGATGCGGGACATCTGGTCGTGGATCCCTGAGCGCTTTGCCCTCTGCCAACCGCAACTCGtcttcaccacctccacccacgGTTGCAGCCTGACCAG ATTCTACTCTCACTGTGAAGGCCACGAACCCACTCTGCTGCTCATCCGGACCACAGATGGCGAT GTATGTGGAGCCTTTCTGTCCACAGATTGGGAGGAGCGGAAGAGAGGAGGCAACAAATTGAGCTTCTTTGGCACAGGGGAGTGCTTTGTCTTCAGG CTGAAGCCAGAGATGGAGCGCTATGAGTGGGTGGTGATCCGCCACCCCGAGTTAGCCTCCGCCAAAAAGATTCAGGGCCAGGAGGACACGGCCTCTCAAAACTCCGACAACAACGGCTTACAGCAGCCAGAGAAACCCGTCGGGGACCTATCGCCCTTCCTCTCCGCCCGCCACTTCAACCTCAACTCCAAGAATACTTCCATGTTCATGGCTGGCAACGTTGACTCCATCATCGTGG GAGGAGGCGACGGCAACGCTCTCTACATCGACTCTGAGCTCAACCACGGCCGCGCTGGCCGGTGCACCACCTTCGACAACCCCCCCTTGTGTGCCGAGAGCTTCCAGGTCTCCCTGCTAGAAGTGTGGGGCTTCCAGGACGCCATGGCCTCCtaa